A DNA window from Candidatus Brocadiaceae bacterium contains the following coding sequences:
- the carB gene encoding carbamoyl-phosphate synthase large subunit encodes MPKRTDIRKILIIGSGPIVIGQACEFDYSGTQACKAIREEGYEIVLLNSNPATIMTDPSVADRTYVEPVTVQALRAIIERERPDALLATLGGQTALNTAVQAWEAGVLQEFGVEMIGADYDAIKRAEDRDLFRTALQEIGIDLPRSRAVYSLAEAQEAAAGIGFPLVVRPSFTLGGTGGGIAYNHEEFKRAAEFGLEASMVGEVLIEESVIGWKEFELEVMRDRRDNAVIICSIENVDPMGVHTGDSITVAPAQTLTDRQYQEMRNAAIAIIRKVGVETGGANVQFAVDPRTGRMVAIEMNPRVSRSSALASKATGFPIARLAAKLAVGYTLDEIPNDITRETPACFEPSIDYCVVKIPRFAFEKFPGADDTLHISMKSVGEAMAIGRTFTEALQKGLRSLETGAAGLHADGEVPSDPEQLRALLVRPNPKRLLCLAHAFRAGMGVEEAAERTQIDPWFLHQVRRIVDQERELAECGSVGGLDRALLRSAKRNGFSDRRIAELTHSEEAAVRARRLDDGLAAVYKLVDTCAAEFEARTPYFYSTYEDEDESRPGDRPAVLIIGGGPNRIGQGIEFDYCCVHAALALRDLGYDAVMVNSNPETVSTDYDTATRLYFEPLTLEDLLNIVDRERPQGVIVQLGGQTPLNLAVPLARAGVRILGTSHEAIDRAEDRELFRELVRKLGLRQPPSDMAAGYEEALAVARRLGYPVLVRPSYVLGGRAMVIAWAEEQLEKIVADALAAAPGHPVLIDKFLDDATEVDVDAVADGTDVIVAGVMEHIEAAGIHSGDSAMVLPPHSLPDGIVAEIKDQTRRLALELNVVGLMNVQYAVCKGIVHILEINPRASRTVPFVSKATGMPLARIATQVMAGRTLRELGVTADPRPRCRSVKESVLPFARFPSVDPILGPEMKSTGEVMGIDTSFPLAFAKSQMAAGQPLPHAGNVFISVKDADKDRIVPVARLLRSAGLAVLATEGTAARLEAAGVPAEVVPKLAEQRRPGILDRIRSGEVQLLVNTPSGPIPRADEVTIRAAAVTYGLPLLTTIAAAQAAAEAIRALKEGEFRVRCLQELHDLAAG; translated from the coding sequence ATGCCGAAGCGAACGGACATCCGCAAGATACTCATCATCGGCTCCGGCCCGATCGTCATCGGGCAGGCGTGCGAGTTCGACTACTCGGGCACGCAGGCCTGCAAGGCGATCCGCGAAGAGGGCTACGAGATCGTCCTGCTGAACTCCAACCCGGCCACGATCATGACCGACCCCTCGGTGGCCGACCGCACCTACGTCGAGCCCGTCACGGTGCAGGCCCTCCGGGCCATCATCGAGCGGGAGCGGCCGGATGCGCTGCTGGCGACGCTCGGCGGGCAGACGGCGCTGAACACGGCCGTGCAGGCATGGGAGGCCGGCGTGCTGCAGGAGTTCGGCGTGGAGATGATCGGGGCGGACTACGACGCGATCAAGCGGGCCGAGGACCGCGACCTGTTCCGCACCGCGCTGCAGGAGATCGGCATCGATCTGCCGCGGAGCCGGGCGGTCTACAGCCTGGCCGAGGCGCAGGAGGCGGCCGCCGGGATCGGCTTCCCGCTGGTCGTCCGGCCCAGCTTCACGCTGGGCGGCACCGGCGGCGGCATCGCCTACAACCACGAGGAGTTCAAACGCGCCGCCGAGTTCGGGCTCGAAGCCAGCATGGTGGGGGAGGTCCTCATCGAGGAGTCCGTCATCGGCTGGAAGGAGTTCGAACTGGAGGTGATGCGCGACCGCCGGGACAACGCGGTCATCATCTGCTCGATCGAGAACGTCGACCCGATGGGCGTGCACACGGGCGACTCGATCACCGTCGCCCCCGCCCAGACCCTGACCGACCGCCAGTATCAGGAGATGCGCAACGCCGCCATCGCCATCATCCGCAAGGTGGGAGTCGAGACCGGCGGCGCGAACGTGCAGTTCGCCGTCGACCCCCGCACCGGCCGCATGGTGGCGATCGAGATGAACCCCCGCGTCTCGCGTTCGTCCGCGCTGGCCAGCAAGGCCACCGGGTTCCCGATCGCCCGGCTGGCCGCGAAACTGGCCGTCGGGTACACGCTGGACGAGATTCCCAACGACATCACGCGCGAGACGCCCGCCTGCTTCGAGCCGAGCATCGACTACTGCGTCGTGAAGATCCCGCGGTTCGCGTTCGAGAAGTTCCCCGGGGCCGACGACACCCTGCACATCTCCATGAAGAGCGTCGGCGAGGCGATGGCGATCGGCCGCACCTTCACCGAGGCCCTGCAGAAGGGGCTGCGCTCCCTGGAGACAGGGGCGGCCGGCCTGCACGCGGACGGAGAGGTCCCGAGCGACCCCGAGCAACTGCGCGCTTTACTCGTCCGCCCGAACCCGAAGCGGCTCCTCTGCCTGGCCCATGCCTTCCGGGCGGGGATGGGCGTCGAGGAGGCGGCGGAACGGACGCAGATCGACCCGTGGTTCCTGCACCAGGTCCGCCGGATCGTCGACCAGGAGCGTGAACTGGCCGAATGCGGGTCCGTCGGCGGCCTGGACCGCGCCCTGCTGCGGAGCGCCAAGCGCAACGGGTTCTCGGACCGCCGCATCGCCGAGCTGACTCACTCCGAGGAGGCCGCCGTGCGCGCCCGGCGGCTCGACGACGGCCTCGCGGCCGTCTACAAGCTGGTGGATACCTGTGCCGCCGAGTTCGAGGCCCGCACGCCGTACTTCTACTCGACCTACGAGGACGAGGACGAGAGCCGCCCCGGCGACCGGCCGGCCGTCCTGATCATCGGCGGCGGCCCCAACCGCATCGGCCAGGGCATCGAGTTCGACTACTGCTGCGTCCACGCCGCCCTGGCCCTGCGGGACCTGGGCTACGACGCCGTCATGGTCAACTCGAACCCCGAGACGGTCTCCACCGACTACGACACGGCCACGCGCCTCTACTTCGAGCCGCTGACGCTGGAAGACCTGCTGAACATCGTCGATCGCGAGCGGCCGCAGGGCGTCATCGTTCAGCTCGGCGGTCAGACGCCGTTGAACCTGGCCGTTCCGCTGGCGCGGGCCGGCGTGCGGATCCTGGGCACATCGCACGAGGCCATCGACCGGGCGGAGGATCGGGAACTCTTCCGGGAACTGGTCCGGAAACTGGGCCTCCGCCAGCCGCCCAGCGACATGGCGGCCGGCTACGAGGAGGCGCTGGCCGTCGCGCGCCGGCTCGGCTACCCCGTGCTCGTGCGGCCGTCCTACGTCCTGGGCGGGCGGGCCATGGTCATCGCGTGGGCGGAGGAGCAGCTCGAGAAGATCGTGGCCGACGCCCTGGCGGCGGCGCCCGGGCACCCCGTGCTGATCGACAAGTTCCTGGACGACGCCACGGAGGTCGACGTGGACGCCGTGGCGGACGGCACGGACGTGATCGTGGCCGGCGTCATGGAGCACATCGAGGCCGCCGGCATCCACAGCGGCGACAGCGCCATGGTGCTGCCCCCGCACTCGCTGCCGGACGGGATCGTCGCCGAGATCAAGGACCAGACGCGCCGGCTCGCGCTCGAACTCAACGTCGTGGGCCTGATGAACGTGCAGTACGCCGTCTGCAAAGGGATCGTCCACATCCTGGAGATCAACCCCCGGGCCTCCCGTACGGTGCCGTTCGTCTCGAAGGCGACGGGCATGCCCCTTGCGCGCATCGCCACGCAGGTCATGGCCGGGCGTACCCTGCGCGAGCTGGGCGTGACGGCCGACCCCCGGCCGCGCTGCCGCTCGGTCAAGGAGTCGGTCCTGCCCTTCGCGCGGTTCCCGTCCGTGGACCCGATCCTGGGCCCCGAGATGAAGTCGACCGGCGAGGTCATGGGCATCGACACGTCCTTCCCCCTGGCGTTCGCCAAGTCGCAGATGGCCGCCGGCCAGCCGCTGCCGCATGCGGGAAACGTCTTCATCAGCGTGAAGGACGCCGACAAGGACCGCATCGTCCCGGTCGCACGCCTTCTGCGTTCGGCGGGGCTGGCGGTGCTGGCCACGGAGGGCACCGCGGCCCGGCTGGAGGCGGCCGGCGTGCCCGCGGAGGTGGTGCCCAAGCTGGCGGAGCAGCGCCGCCCCGGCATCCTGGACCGTATCAGGAGCGGCGAGGTGCAGTTGCTCGTCAACACCCCCAGCGGCCCGATCCCCCGCGCGGACGAGGTGACGATCCGCGCGGCGGCGGTGACCTACGGCCTGCCGCTGCTCACCACCATTGCGGCGGCGCAGGCGGCCGCCGAGGCCATCCGGGCGCTCAAGGAGGGGGAGTTCCGCGTGCGCTGCCTGCAGGAACTCCACGACCTTGCCGCGGGCTGA
- a CDS encoding GNAT family N-acetyltransferase, protein MAATRTAWPDVNQHLAADLRDDLYVQDELRQADPSDPLYVSGGQGARNALRMWLQYDPLDVWIEAQDEDARRLLRLLPADRDLHVKVASPFGLQIVQEELRGTVSVGQVFCFVDRARFRPSLVHRTMPLSRNDEKALAEYPEQWPTDWDRELEGVDAGSDCMFGCWEDGQLVGYATAYSYDGVGQITADVRPEWRGKGYGRSLLSSAIEDRLQRDRCVLCSCCMENIAHLRTAVALGFAPLRQTFYFHGRRRG, encoded by the coding sequence ATGGCAGCTACCAGGACGGCATGGCCCGACGTGAACCAGCATCTCGCTGCGGACCTGCGCGACGATCTGTACGTGCAGGACGAACTTCGTCAGGCCGATCCCTCCGATCCGCTCTACGTATCCGGGGGACAGGGGGCCCGCAACGCGCTCAGGATGTGGCTGCAGTATGACCCGCTCGACGTATGGATCGAGGCACAGGATGAGGACGCGCGGAGACTGCTGCGGCTTCTGCCGGCCGATCGCGACCTGCACGTGAAGGTCGCCTCGCCCTTCGGCCTCCAGATCGTTCAGGAAGAACTGCGCGGCACCGTCAGCGTGGGGCAGGTGTTCTGTTTCGTTGACCGGGCCAGGTTCAGGCCTTCGCTGGTCCATAGAACGATGCCGCTCTCCCGGAACGACGAGAAGGCCCTCGCGGAGTACCCCGAGCAGTGGCCCACCGACTGGGATCGCGAGCTGGAGGGGGTCGACGCAGGTTCCGATTGCATGTTCGGCTGCTGGGAAGACGGGCAGCTCGTGGGCTACGCCACGGCGTACTCGTACGACGGAGTCGGCCAAATCACCGCCGACGTCCGGCCCGAATGGCGGGGCAAGGGCTACGGCCGGAGCCTGCTCTCATCCGCCATCGAGGATCGCCTGCAACGCGACCGTTGCGTGCTTTGCTCCTGCTGCATGGAGAACATCGCGCACCTGCGGACCGCCGTCGCCCTCGGCTTCGCGCCGCTCCGTCAGACCTTCTACTTCCACGGACGACGCAGAGGCTGA
- a CDS encoding SDR family oxidoreductase — MAVFTVTGGAGFIGSNIVRRLVADGHVVRVVDDLSTGRRENLDGLEGRIAVHEGSILDPALLAGACTGADCVIHQAALASVVGSVRDPVATNAVNVDGTLNVLVAARDAGVRRVVYASSSAVYGDTPPLPKDETMAPCPQSPYAVSKLAGEHYCRAFTHVYGLETVSLRYFNVYGPRQDPSSQYAAVIPIFIRRLLAGEPVTVYGDGEQSRDFVFVEDVAAANLAAAQAPDAAGAVVNIGSGERRTLNDLIAVLHDLTGEHTPPRYTAAQPGDVKHSQADISLARRIIGYEPQVDFAEGIRRTCEWYGSRRSG, encoded by the coding sequence ATGGCCGTATTCACAGTCACCGGCGGCGCAGGCTTCATCGGCTCCAACATCGTTCGGCGCCTCGTGGCCGACGGGCACGTGGTCCGCGTGGTCGACGACCTGAGCACCGGCCGCCGCGAGAACCTGGACGGGCTGGAGGGCCGCATCGCCGTGCACGAGGGCTCCATCCTGGATCCCGCGCTGCTTGCGGGGGCCTGCACGGGCGCCGACTGCGTGATCCACCAGGCCGCGCTGGCCAGCGTGGTGGGGTCGGTCCGGGACCCCGTCGCCACGAACGCAGTCAACGTCGACGGCACGCTGAACGTGCTCGTGGCCGCGCGCGACGCCGGCGTCCGGCGGGTCGTGTATGCCTCCAGCAGCGCGGTCTACGGCGACACGCCCCCCCTGCCGAAGGACGAGACCATGGCGCCCTGTCCCCAGAGCCCCTACGCCGTCAGCAAGCTGGCCGGCGAGCACTACTGCCGCGCCTTCACGCACGTGTACGGACTGGAGACGGTCTCGCTGCGCTACTTCAACGTCTACGGCCCCCGGCAGGATCCGTCCAGCCAGTACGCGGCCGTCATCCCGATCTTCATCCGCCGCCTCCTGGCGGGCGAGCCGGTGACCGTCTATGGCGACGGCGAGCAGTCGCGCGACTTCGTGTTCGTCGAGGATGTTGCGGCCGCCAACCTTGCGGCCGCGCAGGCCCCGGATGCGGCCGGGGCCGTGGTCAACATCGGCTCGGGCGAGCGCCGCACGCTCAACGACCTGATCGCCGTCCTCCACGATCTGACCGGCGAGCACACGCCGCCCCGCTACACCGCCGCGCAGCCGGGCGACGTGAAGCACTCCCAGGCCGACATCTCGCTGGCCCGTCGGATCATCGGCTACGAACCGCAGGTCGACTTCGCCGAGGGCATCCGCCGTACCTGCGAGTGGTACGGGAGCCGACGGAGCGGCTGA
- the carA gene encoding glutamine-hydrolyzing carbamoyl-phosphate synthase small subunit, translating to MKGVLALEDGRVFEGVAFGAGGVREGEIVFNTTMTGYQEVLTDPSYNGQIVAMTYPLIGNYGTNEQDVESDRPQVEGFVVRQYCPFPSNFASRWPLADYLAANGVVAVTEVDTRALTRHVRDRGAMRAVIAAGDDHPPEALVERARAGRGLVGVDLVRNVTCPEPYVYADPGGDALHAVVLDFGVKRSILRCLAAMGMKVTVVPARTTAAEVLALRPDGVLLSNGPGDPEGVPYAVRTTRELIGRTPLFGICLGHEFIGLALGGVMRKLKFGHRGANHPVRELATGRVCITCQNHGFNLEADSFDDAEVEVTHLNLNDMTAAGLRHRSLPVASVQYHPEASAGPHDARYLFGRFEEMMRSERNRAAHA from the coding sequence ATGAAGGGCGTGCTGGCGCTGGAAGACGGGCGGGTGTTCGAGGGCGTTGCCTTCGGCGCCGGCGGTGTGCGCGAGGGCGAGATCGTCTTCAACACCACCATGACCGGCTACCAGGAGGTCCTGACCGATCCGTCCTACAACGGCCAGATCGTCGCCATGACCTACCCCCTGATCGGTAACTATGGCACCAACGAGCAGGACGTCGAGTCCGACCGGCCGCAGGTCGAGGGCTTCGTGGTGCGCCAGTACTGCCCGTTCCCGTCCAACTTCGCCTCCCGATGGCCGCTGGCCGACTACCTGGCCGCGAACGGCGTGGTCGCGGTGACCGAGGTCGACACCCGTGCCCTGACCCGCCACGTGCGGGACCGGGGCGCCATGCGGGCCGTCATCGCGGCCGGCGACGATCACCCGCCCGAGGCGCTCGTGGAACGGGCGCGGGCCGGCCGGGGACTGGTCGGGGTGGACCTCGTGCGCAACGTCACGTGCCCCGAGCCCTACGTCTACGCCGACCCCGGAGGGGACGCCCTGCACGCGGTCGTCCTGGACTTCGGCGTCAAGCGCAGCATCCTGCGCTGCCTGGCGGCCATGGGGATGAAGGTCACCGTCGTCCCCGCCCGCACCACGGCCGCAGAGGTCCTGGCGCTGCGGCCGGACGGCGTGCTGCTGTCCAACGGCCCCGGCGACCCGGAGGGCGTCCCGTACGCCGTCCGGACGACCCGCGAACTCATCGGCCGCACGCCGCTGTTCGGCATCTGCCTGGGACACGAGTTCATCGGCCTGGCACTCGGCGGCGTCATGCGCAAGCTCAAGTTCGGCCACCGCGGCGCCAACCACCCCGTCCGGGAACTGGCCACCGGCCGGGTCTGCATCACCTGTCAGAACCACGGCTTCAACCTGGAGGCCGACTCGTTCGACGACGCCGAGGTGGAGGTCACGCACCTGAACCTGAACGACATGACGGCGGCCGGGCTGCGGCACCGCTCCCTGCCGGTCGCCTCCGTGCAGTACCACCCGGAGGCGTCCGCCGGTCCGCACGATGCACGCTACCTGTTCGGCCGATTCGAGGAGATGATGCGCAGTGAACGCAACCGCGCCGCCCATGCGTGA
- a CDS encoding glutamine synthetase: MDVKTKDDVLKAVRDHKVRFVRLWFTDVLGMLKSVAITAEELEGALEEGKGFDGSSIEGFARIEESDVIAMPDPSTFMVLPWRTDEGSGVARMFCDVLNPDGTSYPGDPRAALKRNLKEAADMGYSFLVGPELEYFYFKDAVGMELLDAGGYFDLTPLDVASGLRMSTVHMLEQLGIVVECSHHEVAPSQHEIDLHYDDALRMADASMTYRLVVKEVAMKHGVYATFMPKPLFGENGSGMHVHQSLFKDGENAFFDASDEYNLSSVARAYIAGLLKHAREICSVVAQWVNSYKRLVPGYEAPVYVSWARRNRSALVRVPTYKVGKAQAMRAEFRCPDPACNPYLAFSVMLAAGLKGIREGYELAPAVEDDIFEMAPKDRTANGISSLPGSLDEAVAETEKSELVRQALGDHIFEKFIANKKLEWDSYRSHVSRFEQQKYLPIL; the protein is encoded by the coding sequence ATGGATGTGAAGACCAAGGATGACGTTCTGAAGGCGGTACGGGACCACAAGGTGCGCTTCGTCCGCCTGTGGTTCACGGACGTGCTCGGCATGCTCAAGAGCGTGGCCATCACGGCCGAGGAACTCGAGGGGGCCCTGGAGGAAGGCAAGGGCTTCGACGGGTCGTCCATCGAGGGGTTCGCGCGCATCGAAGAGAGCGACGTGATCGCGATGCCCGATCCCTCCACGTTCATGGTGCTGCCGTGGCGCACCGACGAAGGCAGCGGCGTCGCCCGCATGTTCTGCGATGTGCTGAACCCGGACGGCACCTCCTACCCCGGCGACCCGCGCGCCGCACTGAAGCGCAACCTGAAGGAGGCGGCCGACATGGGCTACTCCTTCCTGGTGGGCCCCGAGCTGGAGTACTTCTACTTCAAGGACGCCGTGGGCATGGAGCTGCTCGACGCCGGCGGCTACTTCGACCTGACCCCCCTGGACGTGGCCAGCGGGCTGCGCATGAGCACCGTCCACATGCTCGAACAGCTCGGCATCGTGGTCGAGTGCAGCCACCACGAGGTGGCCCCCAGCCAGCACGAGATCGACCTGCACTACGACGACGCCCTCCGGATGGCCGATGCGTCGATGACCTACCGCCTCGTCGTCAAGGAGGTGGCGATGAAGCACGGCGTCTACGCCACCTTCATGCCGAAGCCGCTGTTCGGTGAGAACGGCAGCGGGATGCACGTGCATCAGTCCCTGTTCAAGGACGGCGAGAACGCGTTCTTCGACGCGTCCGACGAGTACAACCTCTCGTCAGTCGCCCGCGCCTACATCGCCGGGCTGCTGAAGCACGCGCGCGAGATCTGCTCGGTCGTGGCGCAGTGGGTCAACAGCTACAAGCGGCTGGTCCCCGGCTACGAGGCGCCCGTCTACGTCTCCTGGGCGCGTCGGAACCGCTCCGCGCTCGTGCGGGTGCCCACGTATAAGGTGGGCAAGGCCCAGGCCATGCGGGCCGAGTTCCGCTGTCCCGACCCCGCCTGCAATCCCTACCTGGCCTTCTCGGTCATGCTGGCCGCCGGGCTCAAGGGCATCCGTGAGGGCTACGAACTGGCCCCCGCCGTGGAGGACGACATCTTCGAGATGGCCCCGAAGGACCGGACCGCCAACGGCATCTCGTCGCTGCCCGGCAGCCTGGACGAGGCCGTCGCCGAGACGGAGAAGAGCGAGCTGGTCCGCCAGGCCCTGGGCGATCACATCTTCGAGAAGTTCATCGCCAACAAGAAGCTCGAGTGGGACAGCTACCGCAGCCACGTGAGCCGGTTCGAGCAGCAGAAGTACCTGCCGATCCTCTGA
- a CDS encoding macro domain-containing protein, with protein sequence MSIREVHGVTIECVRGDITRQPDVDAIVNAANAQLRPGGGVAGAIHRAAGPGLEAECRPLAPIRPGDAVITGGHNLPNPHVIHCLGPVYGVDTPSDGLLAACYRNALLRAEEKTLASVAFPAISTGVFGYPMEAAARVAFATVLEAAPRLRSVRCVRFVLFSEEDRRLHERVLHELAAAR encoded by the coding sequence ATGTCCATACGCGAGGTCCATGGCGTGACCATCGAGTGTGTGCGGGGCGACATCACGCGTCAGCCGGACGTGGATGCGATCGTGAACGCCGCCAACGCACAGTTGCGGCCGGGCGGCGGCGTGGCCGGGGCGATCCACCGCGCGGCCGGCCCGGGCCTGGAGGCGGAGTGCAGGCCGCTGGCGCCGATCCGACCGGGCGACGCGGTGATCACCGGCGGGCACAACCTGCCCAACCCGCATGTCATCCACTGCCTGGGGCCGGTCTACGGGGTCGACACTCCGTCCGACGGGCTTCTGGCCGCGTGCTATCGGAACGCGCTCCTGCGAGCCGAGGAGAAGACGCTGGCCTCCGTGGCCTTCCCGGCCATCTCGACCGGGGTGTTCGGCTATCCGATGGAGGCCGCCGCGCGGGTTGCGTTCGCGACCGTGCTGGAGGCGGCGCCGAGGCTGAGGTCCGTGCGCTGCGTCCGCTTCGTGCTCTTCAGCGAAGAGGACCGGCGCCTGCACGAGCGCGTGCTCCACGAACTGGCGGCGGCCCGCTGA
- the guaA gene encoding glutamine-hydrolyzing GMP synthase: MREAVAIIDFGSQYTQLIARRVRSLGVYCEILPHSVSGADLAARAPQAVILSGGPASVLDVGAPSLDETVLDLGVPVLGICYGMQLLAKLLGGGVQRAASCEYGPVRLCVDAAEGHLAGCPPAMDVWASHGDQVIALPAGFRALAHTDSCRIAAMADPARGLFGVQFHPEVVHTPQGAEVFRAFLFGVAGCTGGWTMAGFVEEAVGAIRRQVGGDRVLCALSGGVDSTVVAALLDRAVGERCVCVFVDNGLLREGEADAISRFFREEHPVNFRRVDAAAEFLEALRGVTAPEEKRKLIGDRFIRVFRREAARLGPVRFLAQGTLYPDVIESCSASGGLSATIKSHHNVGGLPAELGFELIEPLRELFKDEVRLLGRELGLPDSVLTRQPFPGPGLAVRVLGEVTPEALRILREADLRVQEELERWPGHGDVWQSFAVLLPVKTVGVMGDERTYANVVALRVVSSLDGMTSDWVRVPYDVLERVSTRIINEVRGVNRVVYDVSSKPPSTIEWE; encoded by the coding sequence ATGCGTGAGGCCGTCGCCATCATCGACTTCGGCTCGCAGTATACGCAACTGATCGCCCGCCGCGTGCGCAGCCTGGGCGTCTACTGCGAGATACTGCCCCACTCGGTCTCCGGCGCCGATCTGGCGGCGCGCGCCCCGCAGGCGGTCATCCTGTCGGGCGGTCCCGCGTCGGTGCTGGACGTTGGGGCGCCGTCCCTGGACGAGACCGTGCTCGATCTGGGCGTGCCGGTGCTGGGCATCTGCTACGGCATGCAACTGCTGGCGAAGCTGCTGGGCGGCGGCGTGCAGAGGGCGGCATCCTGTGAATACGGCCCCGTGAGGCTCTGCGTGGACGCCGCCGAGGGGCACCTGGCCGGCTGCCCGCCCGCCATGGACGTCTGGGCCAGCCACGGCGACCAGGTGATCGCGCTGCCGGCCGGCTTCCGTGCGCTCGCGCATACCGACAGTTGCCGGATCGCCGCCATGGCGGACCCGGCGCGCGGGCTCTTCGGCGTCCAGTTCCATCCGGAGGTCGTCCACACGCCGCAGGGCGCGGAGGTGTTTCGGGCCTTCCTGTTCGGCGTGGCCGGATGCACCGGGGGCTGGACGATGGCCGGGTTCGTCGAGGAAGCGGTGGGCGCGATCCGGCGGCAGGTCGGCGGCGACCGCGTGCTTTGTGCGCTCTCCGGCGGGGTGGACTCCACCGTCGTGGCCGCGCTGCTCGACCGCGCCGTGGGCGAGCGCTGTGTCTGCGTGTTCGTCGACAACGGGCTGCTGCGCGAGGGGGAGGCCGATGCCATCTCCCGGTTCTTCCGGGAGGAGCATCCGGTCAACTTCCGCCGGGTGGACGCGGCGGCCGAGTTCCTGGAGGCCCTCCGGGGGGTGACGGCTCCCGAGGAGAAGCGCAAGCTCATCGGGGACCGGTTCATACGCGTCTTCCGGAGGGAGGCCGCCCGCCTCGGCCCGGTTCGCTTCCTGGCCCAGGGGACGCTGTATCCGGACGTCATCGAGAGCTGCTCGGCGTCCGGGGGCCTGTCGGCGACGATCAAGAGCCACCACAACGTCGGCGGCCTGCCGGCCGAGCTGGGTTTCGAGCTGATCGAGCCGCTGCGCGAGCTGTTCAAGGACGAGGTCCGCCTGCTGGGGCGCGAACTCGGGCTGCCGGACTCCGTGCTCACGCGGCAGCCGTTCCCGGGGCCGGGCCTGGCGGTGCGCGTCCTGGGCGAGGTCACGCCGGAGGCCCTGCGGATACTGCGCGAGGCCGACCTGCGCGTGCAGGAGGAACTGGAGCGCTGGCCGGGCCACGGGGACGTCTGGCAGTCCTTCGCCGTGCTGCTGCCGGTGAAGACGGTGGGCGTGATGGGCGACGAACGCACCTACGCGAACGTCGTCGCGCTGCGCGTGGTCAGCAGCCTGGACGGGATGACGTCGGACTGGGTGCGCGTGCCCTATGACGTTCTCGAACGCGTCTCGACGCGGATCATCAACGAGGTGCGTGGCGTCAACCGCGTCGTGTACGACGTCAGCTCCAAGCCGCCCAGCACGATCGAATGGGAGTAG
- a CDS encoding Fic family protein has translation MARSVGTYRQIRVGGENVRAFVPYPLPPENPPLRMEGPLEARHTAALAALSRLNVAGAMVPSPEWFLYGFVRKEAVISSQIEGTQATLMDALTYEATHEAERPAEVAEVCNYVDALAHARRELARANAVRLDTRLLCAAHARLMRGARGLAARPGSVRTAQNWVGGATPALASFVPPPPEHVPAALARLERWIHADDPLPPLVRTGLAHVQFETIHPFLDGNGRIGRLLIALLMEHWGLLSLPLLYLSLGFRRRRQEYYARLAAVRTHGDWEGWTAFYLECVREAADDGLDAAQRLFTVIGRDRRTLLGRPDATVTALRLCDRLPEHPIVTLAAATQLLDTTKPTAAKAIEVLRRAGILRETTGRRRNRAYAYDAYLKVLSEDTATGPHHPTSG, from the coding sequence ATGGCCCGGTCCGTCGGGACGTACCGCCAGATCCGCGTCGGCGGGGAGAACGTGCGCGCCTTCGTCCCCTACCCGCTCCCGCCCGAGAATCCGCCGCTGCGCATGGAGGGGCCGCTCGAGGCCCGGCACACGGCCGCCCTGGCCGCTCTGAGCCGCCTGAACGTCGCCGGCGCCATGGTGCCCAGCCCGGAGTGGTTCCTCTACGGCTTCGTGCGCAAGGAGGCCGTCATCTCCTCGCAGATAGAGGGCACCCAGGCCACGCTCATGGACGCCCTGACCTACGAGGCCACCCACGAGGCGGAACGCCCCGCCGAGGTCGCCGAGGTCTGCAACTACGTCGATGCCCTGGCCCACGCCCGCAGGGAACTGGCCCGGGCGAACGCGGTCCGGCTGGACACGCGCCTGCTCTGCGCCGCCCATGCGCGGCTGATGCGCGGCGCCCGGGGGCTCGCCGCGCGGCCCGGCAGCGTGCGAACCGCCCAGAACTGGGTGGGCGGCGCCACGCCGGCCCTCGCGAGCTTCGTCCCGCCGCCGCCCGAGCACGTGCCCGCCGCCCTCGCCCGGCTGGAGCGCTGGATCCACGCCGACGACCCGCTGCCGCCGCTCGTGCGCACCGGGCTGGCGCACGTGCAGTTCGAGACGATTCATCCGTTCCTCGACGGCAACGGCCGGATCGGCCGGCTCCTGATCGCGCTCCTGATGGAGCACTGGGGCCTGCTCTCGCTGCCGTTGCTCTACCTGAGCCTCGGCTTCCGGCGCCGCCGGCAGGAGTACTACGCGCGCCTCGCAGCCGTGCGGACCCACGGCGACTGGGAGGGCTGGACCGCGTTCTACCTGGAATGCGTGCGCGAGGCCGCCGACGACGGCCTGGATGCCGCCCAGAGGCTGTTCACCGTCATCGGCCGCGACCGCCGGACGCTCCTCGGCCGCCCGGACGCAACGGTCACCGCCCTGCGCCTCTGCGACCGCCTGCCGGAGCACCCCATCGTCACCCTCGCGGCGGCGACCCAACTGCTGGACACCACCAAGCCGACGGCCGCCAAGGCCATCGAGGTGCTCCGCCGCGCGGGCATCCTGCGCGAGACCACAGGCCGCCGGCGCAACCGCGCCTATGCCTACGACGCCTACCTGAAGGTGCTGTCCGAAGACACCGCCACCGGGCCGCACCACCCAACCAGCGGGTAA